Below is a genomic region from Dryobates pubescens isolate bDryPub1 chromosome 26, bDryPub1.pri, whole genome shotgun sequence.
cacagggctggcagtgccaggcaggctgaggcacagggctggcggtgccagggaggctgaggcacagggctggcggtgccaggcaggctgaggcacagggctggcggtgccaggcaggctgaggcacagggctggcagtgccaggcaggctgaggcacagggctggcggtgccagggaggctgaggcacagggctggcagtgcccctccccagccctgctgatgctgctgccctgcccccaggcacCCCCCCCGCTGCCAGGATGTCCAGCAAGCGTGCCAAGGCCAAGACCACCAAGAAGCGCCCGCAGCGCGCCACCTCCAACGTCTTCGCCATGTTCGACCAGTCCCAGATCCAGGAGTTCAAGGAGGCCTTCAACATGATCGACCAGAACAGGGATGGCTTCATCGACAAGGAGGACCTGCACGACATGCTGGCCTCCCTGGGTGagggccccctgccccctgccccctgcccagcagcagggcagagctgctgcccggCTGAGCGCCTTGCAGGCCACCTCTGCTGGGATGCCCTTGGGGCATCCTTGCCTTGTGCCAGCTGAGAGCGGCTGCAGGAcctgggggcagagccctgtgctggcgCTCCAGAGGATGTGCTGCTGGTGTGttgctctgccagctgtgctcaCTGGGAGAGGCCCTTGGCGCTGGAGCCACTTTGCCCTGGCGCTGGAGCCGCTTTGCCCTGGCGCTGGGGCAGCTTTGCCCTGAGCAGCTTTGCCCTGGCgctggagcagctttgcccTGGCGCTGGAGCCGCTGTGCCCTGGCgctggagcagctttgccctgagcagctttgccctggcgctggagcagctttgccctggtgctggagccgctgtgccctggcactggAGCAGCTTTGCCCTGGCGGTGGAGCCGCTTTGCCCTGGCgctggagcagctttgccctggcactggagcagctttgccctggtgctggggcagctttgCCCTGGCGCTGGAGCCGCTTTGCCCTGGCGCTGGAGCCGCTTTGCCCTGGCGCTGGGGCAGCTTTGCCCTGAGCAGCTTTGCCCTGGCgctggagcagctttgcccTGGCGCTGGAGCCGCTTTGCCCTGGCGCTGGGGCAGCTTTGCCCTGAGCAGCTTTGCCCTGGCgctggagcagctttgccctggcgctggagcagctttgccctgagcagctttgccctggcgctggagctgctttgccctggcgctggagcagctttgccctgagcagctttgccctggcgctggagctgctttgccctggcactggagctgctttgccctcagcacccagcagctgcagccaggcagtgttTGAGCAGTCTCACCCCAGAACACTTCCTGGGGTCTTGTCCTGTGGCACAAAGCCCTCAGTGCTTTGTCACCTCTGGGGGACCGCAGAGCTCATCCCTACCCCGGCAGGGTGCCgtggccagctgagactggcaggtctgcccccagccagagcctgcccttccctgcaggtcctgctgcccaccccctgctgcccaccccctgctgcccaccccctgctgcccttccctgcaggtcctgctgcccaccccctgctgcccaccccctgctgcccttccctgcaggtcctgctgcccaccccctgctgcccaccccctgctgcccttccctgcaggcCGTGCTGCCCAcgccctgctgcccttccctgcaggccctctgcccaccccctgctgcccaccccctgcaggccgtgctgcccaccccctgctgcccaccccctgctgcccttccctgcaggctgtgctgcccttccctgcaggctgtgctgcccacctcctgctgcccaccccctgctgcccttcgGGAGCGCTGTCAATGATTGACCTGGCAGCCAAACCTGTTCTGGAGGTCCTCCTGCCCACAGGAGAGATCTCCCTCCTCccatgagctgcagctctggtggcagggaggggctggtgcCCGGGGCAGAGAAGGTTAAACCACCCCTGGGACATCCATGGtaggagcagtgctgggttcagcagcagcaggaggctgcgtGGGGGCAGCGCTGGCCCCAGCCTcgggtggtgctggctgccagctgcaaggGGAAGGGGCAAAGCTGTGGGGTTAGTGCCTGGTAACCCCCAGATGTATTCCTGCATCTCCCTCggggctgagcctggcacagcttccttCCAGGGTGGCCTCCTGCCCCGATCAGAGCAGGGCAAAGACGCCGAGGGGCCAGCGCCAGGCACCGTGGAAGCCCTTCCcgggctgctggggtgggcagggggcctGGCACCCACACCTCTGCCTGTGTCTGCAGGGAAGAACCCCACAGATGAGTACCTGGAGGGGATGATGAGCGAGGCCCCAGGCCCCATCAACTTCACCATGTTCCTCACCATGTTTGGGGAGAAGCTGAACGGCACCGACCCCGAGGATGTCATCCGCAACGCCTTCGCCTGCTTCGACGAGGAGGCCTCGGGTAtgggcagccccctgctgcccctgcctggcaccactgccccGGGCACAGggcccaggcagctccagggggcaagagctgggcagggctgtctCTGGGAGGGGTCAGGGAggtcacagaatgctctgggttggaagggggctccaaagcccatccagtcccagcccctgcccccagcagggacatcctcccctggagcaggctgcccagagccctctccagcctcccctggaatagctccaggcatgg
It encodes:
- the MYL9 gene encoding myosin regulatory light polypeptide 9, which produces MSSKRAKAKTTKKRPQRATSNVFAMFDQSQIQEFKEAFNMIDQNRDGFIDKEDLHDMLASLGKNPTDEYLEGMMSEAPGPINFTMFLTMFGEKLNGTDPEDVIRNAFACFDEEASGFIHEDHLRELLTTMGDRFTDEEVDEMYREAPIDKKGNFNYVEFTRILKHGAKDKDD